In one window of Pseudoalteromonas espejiana DSM 9414 DNA:
- a CDS encoding Mpo1-like protein: MHTPNTFNSFKAFYPYYLKEHRNVTCRRLHFVGSTLVLVVIAIALFKQLYGLLWLLPLIGYGFAWIGHFFFEKNRPATFKHPFYSLCGDWVMYKDILTGKIKF, encoded by the coding sequence ATGCACACACCAAATACCTTTAACTCTTTTAAAGCGTTTTACCCTTATTATTTAAAAGAGCACCGCAACGTAACTTGCAGGCGTTTACACTTTGTTGGCAGCACATTAGTGCTTGTTGTTATAGCCATTGCTCTGTTTAAGCAGCTGTATGGTTTGCTTTGGTTGTTACCATTAATTGGCTATGGATTTGCGTGGATTGGGCATTTCTTTTTTGAAAAAAATCGACCGGCAACTTTTAAGCACCCTTTTTATAGCTTGTGCGGAGATTGGGTAATGTATAAAGATATATTAACGGGCAAGATTAAATTTTAA
- a CDS encoding PQQ-dependent sugar dehydrogenase: protein MPVAAVDYKTLDVLPLNVKAVNVAKEVNIPWAIEPLANGDLLISERTGTLYLLPKNSSNLTKVSGLPQIDANGQGGLLDLALHNDSNNSQWIYISYSSKTGSKSGSNTALMRAQLSDDHTQLLNTQMLYKGEHNSTKGQHYGSRIVFDDEGYVYFSIGDRGARNINPQDLTRDGGKIYRLHEDGRIPSDNPFIDQKNAKPAIWSYGHRNPQGMWFDKATRTFWSHEHGPRGGDELNIINSGVNYGWPVVSYGVNYSGTSFTDLHEKDGMQSPVLHWTPSIAPSDMLYVTSDKYPKLKGKLLLASMKFSFISALELSKGKVVKQYKILDGIGRVRSLAQGADGYIYLGIDGQGIKRLEPKL, encoded by the coding sequence ATGCCAGTAGCGGCTGTTGATTACAAAACCCTCGATGTATTACCCCTTAATGTAAAAGCAGTAAATGTGGCTAAAGAAGTTAATATTCCATGGGCTATTGAACCGTTAGCCAATGGTGATTTATTAATATCAGAGCGTACCGGCACACTTTATTTATTACCTAAAAACTCATCTAACTTAACTAAGGTCTCGGGTTTGCCACAAATTGATGCCAACGGGCAAGGCGGTTTACTCGATTTAGCTCTACACAACGACTCAAACAATAGCCAATGGATTTACATTAGTTATTCAAGCAAAACGGGCAGCAAAAGTGGCAGCAATACAGCTTTAATGCGCGCACAGTTAAGTGATGACCACACACAACTTTTGAACACACAAATGCTTTATAAAGGCGAGCACAACAGTACTAAAGGCCAACACTACGGCAGCCGTATTGTGTTTGATGATGAAGGTTATGTTTACTTTTCAATTGGTGATAGAGGCGCACGTAATATAAATCCACAAGATCTCACTCGTGATGGCGGTAAAATATATCGCCTACACGAAGATGGCCGCATACCAAGTGATAATCCATTTATTGATCAAAAAAATGCCAAACCTGCAATTTGGTCATACGGACATCGTAATCCTCAAGGTATGTGGTTTGATAAAGCAACACGTACTTTTTGGTCGCATGAGCACGGTCCGCGCGGCGGCGATGAATTAAACATAATCAACTCCGGTGTTAATTATGGGTGGCCAGTAGTTAGTTATGGCGTTAATTACAGCGGAACCTCGTTTACCGATTTACACGAAAAAGACGGCATGCAATCGCCTGTATTACACTGGACTCCTTCTATTGCCCCCTCCGATATGCTGTATGTAACGAGTGATAAATACCCAAAGCTGAAAGGTAAGCTATTACTCGCATCAATGAAGTTTTCTTTTATTAGCGCACTGGAACTCTCAAAGGGCAAGGTTGTTAAGCAATATAAAATACTCGATGGAATAGGCAGAGTGCGCAGTTTAGCGCAAGGCGCTGATGGGTATATTTATTTAGGCATAGATGGCCAAGGTATTAAACGCTTAGAGCCCAAGCTATAA
- a CDS encoding anti-phage deoxyguanosine triphosphatase has translation MDKQWQSRIIDQYKHRPNDNRSPWQVDRSRIIHAAAFRRLQAKTQIMGIGLNDFYRTRLTHSLEVSQIGTGILRHLRAQHSSFEHFPSTGLLETLCLAHDIGHPPFGHGGEIALNYMMREHGGFEGNAQTLRIVAKLEPYSNGHGMNLTRRTLLGFIKYPAFINDLWHTIPEVNNTRSFIKADDWRPAKGLYKDDEQIFDWIIAPLSDADKTLLTSHINVDKYRAKTRYKSLDSAIMEHADDIAYAVHDLEDAIATKVLTLDDWQTHALPHLKALNFKWLNNLLDSLTQRLFSKNDFERKDAIGELVNTFIIHIHLDTQNDAFECPILKYTAKLDTQYDHVLQILKRFVFQRLIRDPEMQQIEFKGQNLLIELFTAFASDPLRLLPETTQALYIEAQKQDQGMRIICDYLSGMSDEYAYKTYQRLFSPMQ, from the coding sequence ATGGATAAGCAATGGCAAAGCCGAATAATAGATCAGTATAAACACCGCCCTAACGATAACCGTTCGCCTTGGCAGGTAGACCGCTCGCGAATTATTCATGCCGCTGCTTTTAGGCGTTTACAAGCAAAAACCCAAATTATGGGAATTGGCTTAAACGACTTTTATCGCACTCGCTTAACTCACTCATTAGAAGTGTCGCAAATTGGTACCGGTATTTTGCGCCATTTAAGAGCACAACATAGTAGTTTTGAGCATTTTCCATCAACGGGCCTACTAGAAACCTTGTGTTTAGCGCACGATATTGGCCACCCACCGTTTGGTCACGGTGGCGAAATAGCCCTTAATTACATGATGCGAGAGCACGGCGGTTTTGAAGGCAACGCACAAACATTACGTATTGTTGCAAAGCTTGAGCCCTACTCGAACGGCCACGGTATGAACCTTACACGCCGCACTTTGCTTGGGTTTATTAAATACCCGGCATTTATAAATGATTTATGGCACACCATTCCAGAGGTAAATAACACACGCTCGTTTATTAAAGCCGATGACTGGCGACCTGCAAAAGGGTTATATAAAGACGATGAACAAATATTCGACTGGATCATAGCCCCATTAAGTGACGCAGATAAAACCCTATTAACCAGCCATATTAATGTTGATAAATACCGCGCTAAAACACGCTATAAATCACTCGACAGCGCCATAATGGAACACGCCGACGATATAGCCTACGCAGTTCACGACCTAGAAGATGCCATAGCCACTAAAGTACTTACCTTAGATGATTGGCAAACCCATGCCCTACCGCATTTAAAAGCGCTTAATTTTAAGTGGCTCAATAACTTACTCGATTCACTTACCCAGCGCTTATTCTCAAAAAACGACTTTGAACGAAAAGACGCCATAGGCGAGCTGGTTAATACCTTTATTATTCATATACATTTAGATACTCAAAACGATGCATTTGAATGCCCTATTTTAAAGTACACCGCTAAGTTAGATACTCAGTACGATCACGTATTACAAATACTAAAGCGCTTTGTGTTTCAGCGCTTAATACGTGACCCAGAAATGCAGCAAATAGAGTTTAAAGGTCAAAACTTACTTATTGAACTATTCACCGCGTTTGCAAGCGACCCACTGCGTTTATTACCCGAAACCACGCAAGCACTTTATATAGAGGCACAAAAACAAGACCAAGGTATGCGTATAATATGCGATTACTTAAGCGGCATGAGCGACGAATATGCGTATAAAACGTATCAGCGATTATTCTCACCTATGCAGTAG
- a CDS encoding prolyl oligopeptidase family serine peptidase, producing the protein MFKHTLACALLVALSGCSEPTNTVTQEEVKPPMKQVNAVIYPETKKGDVVDTYFEENIADPYRWLEDDMSEETADWVKTQNNLTFSYLEQIPYRDKLKQRLEKLMDYEKVGAPFTEGDYTYFYKNDGLQNQSILYRSKEGGEVEVFLDPNKFSEDGTTSMSGLSFSKDGSLLAYQLSEGGSDWRKIIIIDTHTKEQVEEALVDVKFSGIDWLGNEGFYYSSYEKPKGSELSAKTDQHKAYYHKLGTKQSTDNVVFGETDAQKHRYVGADVTHDGRYLLISASMSTSGNKLFIKDLTKENSEFITVVGNTDSDTTVIDNEGSKLFIVTNLNAPNKKVVTVDALNPTPDNWVDLIEETKNVLNLTKGGDTFFANYMVDAISQVKQYNKKGEVIREISLPSIGTARGFRGKKDQTTLYYSFTNYTTPGTTYTFDVNTGESSVYRKSAIDFNSDDYTSEQVFYKSKDGTKIPMIITYKKGIKLDGSNPTILYGYGGFNISLTPSFSPINAVWLEQGGVYAVANIRGGGEYGKDWHNAGTKLQKQNVFDDFIAAAEYLKDKKYTSKKRLALRGGSNGGLLVGAVMTQRPDLFQVALPAVGVLDIVRYHTFTAGAGWAYDYGTSEQSKEMFEYIKGYSPLHNVKAGVEYPATMITTGDHDDRVVPSHSFKFAAELQAKQTGSNPMLIRIETNAGHGGGTPTSKVIEQYADIFGFTLYNMGIESL; encoded by the coding sequence ATGTTTAAACATACTCTAGCATGTGCTCTACTTGTAGCACTTAGTGGCTGTTCAGAGCCAACCAATACGGTAACGCAAGAAGAAGTAAAACCACCTATGAAACAAGTTAACGCAGTTATATACCCAGAAACAAAAAAAGGTGACGTAGTAGATACCTATTTTGAGGAAAATATTGCAGACCCTTACCGCTGGCTAGAAGATGATATGAGCGAAGAAACCGCTGATTGGGTTAAAACGCAAAACAATTTAACGTTTTCTTATTTAGAGCAAATACCTTATCGCGATAAGTTAAAGCAGCGCCTTGAAAAACTAATGGACTATGAAAAAGTTGGCGCACCTTTTACAGAAGGCGATTACACTTATTTTTACAAAAATGATGGCCTACAAAATCAGTCAATATTGTATCGCAGTAAAGAGGGCGGTGAAGTTGAAGTATTTTTAGACCCTAACAAGTTTAGCGAAGATGGCACGACGTCTATGTCGGGCTTATCGTTTTCTAAAGATGGCTCATTATTAGCGTATCAATTATCTGAAGGTGGCAGTGATTGGCGAAAAATTATTATTATTGATACTCATACTAAAGAGCAAGTTGAAGAAGCACTTGTTGATGTTAAATTTAGTGGTATTGATTGGCTAGGTAACGAGGGCTTTTATTATTCAAGTTACGAAAAGCCTAAAGGCAGTGAGCTTTCGGCTAAAACTGATCAACATAAAGCGTATTATCATAAATTAGGGACAAAGCAATCTACCGACAATGTAGTGTTTGGTGAAACTGATGCGCAAAAACACCGTTATGTTGGCGCCGATGTAACCCATGATGGTCGTTATTTACTTATTTCAGCCAGTATGTCTACTTCAGGCAATAAGCTATTTATAAAAGATTTAACAAAAGAGAATAGCGAGTTTATAACTGTTGTTGGTAATACGGATTCAGATACAACTGTGATTGATAACGAAGGTAGCAAACTATTTATAGTTACTAACCTTAACGCACCAAACAAAAAAGTAGTGACAGTAGATGCTCTAAATCCAACGCCTGATAATTGGGTCGATTTAATTGAAGAAACCAAAAATGTATTAAACCTTACAAAAGGTGGTGATACCTTTTTTGCCAACTACATGGTTGATGCTATTTCACAGGTCAAACAGTACAACAAAAAAGGCGAGGTTATTCGTGAAATAAGTTTGCCTAGTATAGGCACTGCGCGCGGCTTTAGAGGTAAAAAAGATCAAACAACACTTTATTACTCGTTTACTAATTACACAACACCGGGCACAACCTATACATTTGATGTAAATACAGGCGAGTCCAGCGTATATCGTAAATCAGCTATTGATTTTAATAGCGATGATTACACGTCTGAGCAAGTTTTTTACAAATCAAAAGATGGCACTAAAATACCGATGATTATCACCTATAAAAAAGGCATTAAACTTGATGGTTCAAACCCAACTATTTTATATGGTTACGGTGGTTTTAATATTAGTTTAACACCAAGTTTTAGCCCGATTAATGCTGTGTGGCTTGAGCAAGGTGGCGTGTATGCCGTTGCTAATATTCGTGGTGGCGGTGAATACGGTAAAGATTGGCATAATGCAGGTACAAAGCTGCAAAAGCAAAATGTGTTTGATGACTTTATTGCCGCAGCTGAGTACTTAAAAGATAAAAAGTACACCTCTAAAAAGCGTTTAGCACTTCGTGGTGGCTCTAACGGTGGCTTATTGGTTGGCGCAGTAATGACGCAGCGTCCTGACTTATTTCAAGTGGCGCTTCCTGCTGTAGGTGTACTTGATATAGTGCGCTATCATACATTTACCGCAGGTGCTGGCTGGGCATACGACTATGGCACCAGTGAGCAAAGTAAAGAAATGTTTGAATACATTAAAGGCTACTCACCACTTCATAATGTAAAAGCAGGTGTTGAGTATCCTGCTACTATGATCACCACGGGCGATCACGATGACCGCGTTGTGCCTTCACATTCGTTTAAATTTGCCGCTGAACTTCAAGCAAAACAAACGGGTAGTAATCCAATGCTTATTCGCATAGAAACAAATGCAGGGCACGGCGGTGGCACACCAACCAGTAAGGTTATTGAGCAATACGCTGATATATTTGGTTTTACTTTATATAACATGGGTATTGAGTCTTTATAA
- a CDS encoding fatty acid desaturase family protein, with the protein MKNINFDQLASDLDSIKMDTLSKVGQQDANYIRSVVRKQRVCEWSGRILLMLGFIQPLLWVAGVLLLALAKVLDNMEIGHNVMHGQYDWMNDKQLNSQHFEWDIACDGQSWHRVHNFEHHTYTNIIGKDRDFGYGLLRLSDDFKWRFKNVWQFFTYINLSVLFQWGVSYHELAAERVFIGKKKENREGGVSHATLKQRFFSKGARQLIKDYAVFPLLAGPLFLWVLAGNLVANLIRNLWTSTIIFCGHFTEDTETFKQEDCINESQGQWYYRQVLGSSNIKGPNWFHVLTGHLSCQIEHHLFPDMPSSRYQEVAPQVQAVMQKHGIDYHTGGFFKQYGSVLKRIIRYSFK; encoded by the coding sequence ATGAAAAACATAAACTTTGATCAGCTTGCAAGCGATTTAGATAGCATAAAAATGGATACGCTTAGCAAAGTAGGGCAACAAGATGCAAACTACATTCGCTCTGTTGTACGCAAACAGCGAGTGTGTGAATGGAGCGGGCGAATTTTACTTATGCTTGGTTTTATTCAGCCATTACTTTGGGTTGCTGGTGTACTGTTATTAGCGCTTGCTAAAGTTTTAGACAACATGGAAATTGGCCACAACGTTATGCACGGCCAATACGATTGGATGAACGACAAACAGCTTAACTCACAACATTTTGAGTGGGATATAGCCTGCGACGGGCAAAGCTGGCACCGCGTACATAACTTTGAGCACCATACATATACTAATATTATTGGTAAAGACCGCGACTTTGGGTATGGGCTATTACGTTTAAGTGATGACTTTAAATGGCGTTTTAAAAATGTGTGGCAATTTTTTACGTATATTAATTTAAGTGTGCTGTTTCAGTGGGGTGTGTCGTATCACGAACTTGCAGCCGAACGTGTATTTATTGGTAAAAAGAAAGAAAACCGCGAAGGGGGTGTATCGCACGCTACTTTAAAACAACGTTTTTTTAGTAAGGGTGCTCGCCAGTTAATTAAAGATTATGCTGTATTCCCGTTACTTGCAGGGCCTTTATTTTTATGGGTATTAGCGGGTAATTTAGTGGCAAACTTAATTCGTAATTTATGGACCTCAACCATTATTTTTTGTGGTCACTTTACCGAAGACACCGAAACCTTTAAACAAGAAGACTGTATAAACGAAAGCCAAGGGCAGTGGTATTATCGCCAAGTGTTGGGCTCGTCTAATATTAAAGGGCCAAATTGGTTTCATGTTTTAACTGGGCATTTGAGCTGCCAAATAGAGCATCATTTATTTCCTGATATGCCGTCGTCGCGCTATCAAGAAGTGGCACCACAAGTACAAGCTGTTATGCAAAAGCACGGTATTGATTATCATACCGGTGGCTTTTTTAAACAGTATGGCTCGGTATTAAAACGCATTATTAGGTACTCATTCAAATAA
- a CDS encoding branched-chain amino acid aminotransferase has translation MKMAAFGTVFMPQMIQARFSDNQWSESSIVPSDKLELHAGAHVLHYSSTCFEGLKAFRHEDGSIYIFRMDANIARMQQSSALLSLPSFDGDMLKNMIIDIVKEYADETPLPPGSMYIRPTHIGTEAAIGKAAAPSMSSLLYTLLSPVGDYFSGGATALRVLLEEDGMRCAPHMGMVKSGGNYASALAPISAAREKYQADQILFCPGGDVQETGAANFILIDGNEIITKALDSTFLHGVTRNSILTIAKDLGMTVSERNFSVTELLERAAKPGTEAALSGTAAVLTPVGTFIHNDKEYKVGSGEPGPTTARLRQALNDIQWGKSEDKHGWLTKI, from the coding sequence ATTAAAATGGCCGCATTCGGTACTGTGTTTATGCCGCAGATGATTCAAGCTCGTTTTTCTGATAACCAATGGAGCGAAAGCTCAATCGTCCCTTCTGATAAACTTGAACTTCATGCGGGTGCACACGTCCTTCATTATTCAAGCACCTGTTTTGAGGGCTTAAAAGCGTTTAGACACGAAGACGGCTCTATTTATATTTTCAGAATGGATGCAAACATTGCGCGCATGCAGCAAAGTTCGGCGTTATTAAGTTTACCTAGTTTTGATGGCGACATGCTTAAAAACATGATTATCGACATTGTTAAAGAATACGCTGATGAAACACCATTACCACCAGGTTCTATGTATATTCGTCCTACGCATATAGGTACAGAGGCTGCTATCGGTAAAGCAGCGGCGCCTTCAATGAGTTCACTTTTGTACACGTTACTATCGCCAGTAGGGGATTACTTCTCCGGCGGAGCAACTGCACTGCGAGTATTATTAGAAGAAGACGGTATGCGCTGTGCACCTCATATGGGTATGGTTAAAAGTGGTGGTAACTACGCCAGTGCGTTAGCTCCAATAAGCGCAGCACGTGAAAAGTACCAAGCAGATCAAATCTTATTTTGCCCAGGTGGCGACGTACAAGAAACCGGCGCTGCAAACTTTATTTTAATTGATGGCAACGAAATTATTACTAAAGCGCTTGATAGCACGTTTTTACACGGTGTAACACGTAATAGTATTTTAACCATAGCTAAAGATTTAGGCATGACGGTAAGTGAGCGTAACTTTAGCGTAACTGAGCTACTAGAACGTGCAGCAAAACCAGGCACAGAGGCTGCACTTTCGGGCACGGCTGCGGTATTAACGCCAGTAGGCACGTTTATTCATAACGATAAAGAATACAAAGTAGGCAGTGGCGAACCTGGCCCAACTACAGCACGCTTACGCCAAGCATTGAACGATATTCAATGGGGTAAAAGTGAAGATAAGCACGGCTGGTTAACTAAAATCTAA
- a CDS encoding DUF6435 family protein has translation MFSIFKSDPTKKLRKEYDAKLEQGMQAQRKGDIKSYAMLSAEAEKIWSEIEALEAKKAK, from the coding sequence ATGTTTTCAATATTCAAATCAGACCCAACAAAAAAATTGCGTAAAGAGTACGACGCAAAATTAGAACAAGGCATGCAGGCACAGCGTAAAGGCGACATTAAAAGCTACGCCATGTTAAGCGCAGAAGCCGAAAAAATCTGGAGTGAAATAGAAGCGCTTGAAGCTAAAAAAGCCAAGTAA
- a CDS encoding flavin reductase family protein: MITKVLDQFSKWFLHHQSFAGYIEPIMQTFKPAWRAGLFRAQVKQVALLNGDFLSVTLKPQKLWRAHRAGQHISLTVEINGRLLTRIFTVASSAQFYKSTGLIRLLIKTSQVGRFTGQLANTLEIGRWCNISAPSGDFVYKNAEKPATFIAGGSGITPMLAMLDEHLAHTSQKVTLIYYAQATQHQCSNEISLLAAKYAHFSFLLLTRDQASDITSNINTWENPDVYCCGPQNFMQVVASYAHKHGLTYYQEAFGLALPSLSDDSQFNVQVNSSAYVVSANNALLPQFEAKQLPVKRGCGIGICHQCQCVKKSGVVRNLKTGEVSDNGEQLIQLCVSQPVSDLELQL; this comes from the coding sequence ATGATTACTAAAGTATTAGACCAATTTTCAAAATGGTTTTTACACCATCAAAGTTTTGCAGGTTATATAGAGCCCATTATGCAAACTTTTAAACCTGCATGGCGAGCAGGGCTTTTTAGAGCGCAAGTAAAGCAAGTTGCTTTGTTAAATGGCGATTTTTTAAGTGTTACTTTAAAGCCACAAAAGCTATGGCGTGCTCACAGAGCGGGTCAGCATATTAGTTTAACGGTTGAGATTAACGGGCGTTTGTTAACACGTATATTTACGGTTGCCTCAAGCGCGCAATTTTATAAAAGCACAGGGTTAATACGTTTACTTATTAAAACTAGTCAAGTTGGTCGTTTTACTGGGCAATTAGCAAATACGCTTGAAATTGGGCGTTGGTGTAATATTTCGGCGCCAAGTGGCGACTTTGTTTATAAAAATGCTGAAAAGCCAGCCACATTTATAGCAGGCGGCTCAGGTATTACCCCAATGCTTGCAATGTTAGATGAGCATTTAGCACATACCTCTCAAAAAGTGACGCTTATTTATTATGCGCAGGCTACGCAGCACCAATGCAGTAACGAAATAAGCCTGTTGGCGGCTAAGTATGCACATTTTTCATTTTTATTGCTTACACGTGATCAAGCGAGTGATATTACAAGCAATATTAACACGTGGGAAAACCCTGATGTGTATTGCTGCGGACCACAAAACTTTATGCAAGTAGTGGCAAGTTATGCACATAAACACGGCTTAACTTACTACCAAGAAGCCTTTGGTTTAGCGTTGCCAAGCTTAAGTGACGACAGCCAATTTAACGTACAGGTTAATAGCAGCGCCTATGTAGTAAGCGCCAATAATGCTTTATTACCTCAATTTGAAGCAAAGCAATTACCGGTTAAACGTGGCTGCGGTATTGGTATTTGCCATCAATGCCAGTGTGTTAAAAAGTCAGGTGTGGTGCGCAATTTAAAAACGGGTGAGGTTAGTGATAACGGCGAGCAATTAATTCAACTGTGTGTAAGTCAGCCTGTTAGCGACTTGGAGTTACAACTATGA
- a CDS encoding TonB-dependent receptor plug domain-containing protein encodes MNKNLPFRLSSLKVSTTLAMGASLSLLGAFSATAAEQQTSVEKNIEQISVIGSRRIGRTVEDSPVPIDIIGAESLKNTGLTETNALLSTLLPSFNFPQASLTDGSDHVRPAQLRGLAPDHTLVLVNGKRRHSSALLNLNGSTGRGSSSVDLNAIPANAIERIEVLRDGAAAQYGSDAIAGVINIVLKSASSGGSVAAIYGANVTEMDGVPQLESVSEGSDGNLAFTEGGDRSLTDGQTLTLQGNIGLELGENGFLNISTEYRDRHSTNRSDYDQRENYDRLDDGSLDPREFTVNRYNHNFGNGDVEDLSVFYNAGYQLTNDAELYSFGSYSKREGEGAGFYRRASDSRNIQEVYPDGFLPVITSDINDYSLALGVKGFVSDWNYDVSAVYGEDEFEFGVTNSLNTSYGPTSQTTFDAGTLTYDQLTLNVDFSREIDADFLASGINVALGAEYRREGYQIQAGEEASYAQGTFGPGGLVTGEDGPFGAAGAQVFPGFTPESEGDNSRHNVSFYVDLEAYITDDWNLTVAARYEDYSDFGDTLNGKIATRYTLTEDLAIRASASTGFRAPSLQQQYFTSVATVFVDGVPTETGTFAPGSDVAQALGSPGLDAEEATNYGVGFTWSTDFNFSLSVDYYQILIDDRIVLSNNLSGDAIEELLAGTGANQGRFFLNAIDSKTRGVDVVASYNLATDGYGDIAFNLGYNYGKNEVTNIIDPPAELQGAGFDQDNLFSGTELRRFEVSTPRNKYNLSATWTNDDIRTTLRTTRYGETQDPSSTAELNEVLKPKWITDLDVAYAATDSLTLSLGANNIFDVYPDATRENVEELTTFSRLFAYSSFSPYGFNGRYVYGKVEMKF; translated from the coding sequence ATGAACAAAAACTTACCTTTTAGGTTAAGCAGTTTAAAAGTAAGTACCACACTGGCTATGGGTGCATCGTTGTCATTATTGGGGGCTTTTTCGGCCACCGCAGCAGAGCAACAAACCAGTGTAGAAAAAAATATAGAGCAAATTAGCGTTATAGGCTCGCGTAGAATAGGAAGAACGGTTGAAGATAGTCCGGTGCCTATCGATATTATTGGCGCTGAGTCTCTTAAAAATACCGGCCTTACCGAAACAAATGCATTATTGAGTACTTTGTTACCAAGCTTTAATTTTCCTCAGGCGTCACTTACCGATGGTAGCGACCACGTACGCCCTGCTCAACTGCGCGGGCTAGCTCCTGATCATACCTTAGTTTTAGTTAATGGTAAGCGTCGCCATAGCAGTGCATTACTTAACTTAAATGGCTCCACTGGGCGTGGGTCTTCGTCTGTTGATTTAAATGCGATACCTGCAAACGCAATTGAACGAATTGAAGTATTACGCGATGGCGCAGCAGCGCAGTACGGCTCTGATGCAATAGCGGGTGTTATTAATATTGTACTTAAAAGCGCCAGTAGTGGCGGCTCAGTGGCAGCTATATATGGTGCAAACGTAACCGAAATGGATGGCGTACCGCAGCTTGAATCGGTATCTGAGGGTAGCGATGGCAATCTTGCATTTACTGAAGGTGGCGACCGCTCATTAACCGACGGTCAAACACTCACTTTGCAAGGTAATATTGGTTTAGAGCTTGGCGAGAATGGATTTTTAAATATTTCGACCGAATACCGCGACCGCCATTCAACTAATCGCTCAGATTACGATCAACGCGAAAACTACGACCGCTTAGACGATGGCTCGCTTGACCCCCGTGAGTTTACTGTAAATAGATATAACCACAATTTTGGTAATGGTGATGTTGAAGATTTATCAGTGTTTTATAACGCAGGTTATCAGCTAACTAATGACGCCGAATTATACTCATTTGGCTCTTACTCTAAACGCGAAGGTGAAGGCGCAGGTTTTTATCGTCGTGCAAGCGACAGCCGTAATATTCAAGAAGTTTACCCAGATGGCTTTTTACCTGTGATCACCTCTGATATAAACGACTATTCGTTAGCTTTAGGTGTAAAAGGCTTTGTAAGCGATTGGAATTACGATGTATCTGCTGTTTACGGCGAAGATGAATTTGAATTTGGCGTAACCAATAGTTTAAACACCTCTTATGGCCCTACGAGCCAAACTACTTTTGATGCAGGTACACTCACTTATGATCAACTCACATTAAATGTTGATTTTAGTCGCGAAATTGATGCCGACTTCCTAGCAAGCGGCATTAATGTTGCTCTTGGTGCAGAGTACCGACGCGAAGGTTATCAAATTCAAGCTGGCGAAGAAGCGTCATACGCACAAGGAACATTTGGACCAGGCGGCTTAGTTACCGGTGAAGATGGCCCATTTGGCGCTGCCGGCGCACAGGTATTTCCGGGCTTTACTCCCGAATCAGAAGGCGATAACAGCCGCCACAATGTGAGCTTTTATGTTGATTTAGAAGCCTACATAACAGATGACTGGAACTTAACCGTTGCTGCCCGTTACGAGGATTACTCAGATTTTGGCGACACACTAAACGGTAAAATAGCAACGCGTTATACATTAACTGAAGATCTTGCTATTCGCGCATCGGCTTCGACTGGTTTTAGGGCGCCGTCATTACAACAACAATACTTTACCTCAGTTGCCACTGTATTTGTTGATGGAGTACCTACAGAAACAGGAACTTTTGCTCCAGGCAGCGACGTAGCACAAGCACTTGGTTCTCCGGGGCTAGATGCAGAAGAAGCCACTAACTACGGCGTTGGTTTTACCTGGTCTACCGACTTTAACTTCAGCTTATCGGTAGATTACTACCAAATTTTAATTGATGACCGTATTGTACTGTCTAACAACTTGTCGGGCGATGCTATTGAAGAGCTACTAGCAGGCACTGGCGCTAACCAAGGGCGGTTTTTCTTAAATGCGATAGATAGTAAAACCCGTGGTGTTGATGTGGTTGCATCGTATAACCTTGCTACCGATGGCTATGGCGATATTGCCTTTAACCTAGGCTATAACTACGGTAAAAACGAAGTAACAAATATTATTGACCCACCAGCCGAGCTACAAGGCGCAGGCTTTGATCAAGACAACTTATTCTCAGGCACTGAGCTTCGCCGTTTTGAGGTAAGTACGCCGCGTAATAAATACAATTTAAGTGCCACGTGGACCAACGATGATATTCGCACCACGCTAAGAACAACCCGCTACGGTGAAACGCAAGACCCTTCATCTACGGCTGAGCTTAACGAAGTGCTAAAACCAAAATGGATCACCGACTTAGACGTCGCTTATGCAGCCACCGATAGCTTAACGCTTAGTTTAGGGGCCAATAATATTTTTGATGTGTACCCAGACGCAACACGTGAAAACGTTGAAGAACTAACAACCTTCTCGCGCTTGTTTGCATATTCAAGCTTTTCGCCGTACGGATTTAACGGACGCTACGTATACGGTAAAGTAGAAATGAAGTTTTAA